The Levilactobacillus namurensis genomic interval TGGCCCTTGTCTTGTGGCGGAATATTGCCGCTGATTTGAGAAAAACCAGCGCCATCGCCGGTCAGGTGCTCAAAGGCAATGAAGGTTCCGGCCTCCACGTAAAAGCCGTGGACTTGATCTTTCGTTTTATCCAGTCCTAACTGAACCTGGTAGTACTTCCCTTCTTGCGTAAAGCAGTGTGCCACCACGGCGTCGCCCATCGAATACATCCAGGCTTGACCCCGTTCGACAAAGTGGAAGTGGGCGGGATGTTGCGCATCGATGGTCAGGTACATGGTCAATTCGCCGGGACGAATTCCTTGGTTAACCATGTAGAAGGGCAGGAAAGGTTGGGCAGCTTGTTCCTGTTTGGCCTGTTGTTGAGGTGTCAACTGGGGATGGGGCTGGGTAGGCCCCTCAATCTGGAGCCCCTGAGCTTGCCCGGTGGTCAGAGCATGGAAGGCTTGCTCAATCGTTGACGAGAAGCCAATCGCGCGGTCGGCAATGTTATCGGGGATGTAGAGCTGCCCCTTATTGATGGTGAGGTAGTGACTATGGGGAGCATCCGCTACCAGCTGCATGCTTGGCGCTTTGATCAGCTGGTTTTGGGGACCAATTCCCAGTTCCAGAACCAGGAGCTTTTGGTTCTGGTAGGTTTGCAGGAAGTCGGTGAAACCATGGGCCCGCGTTTTATCGGCCTGAAAGGCTTCGCCCGCTAGGTTGAGAATCAACGGGGCGCCACACTTATCGCAGGTGGGCCGGTCGGCACGGGTCAGGGTCCCGGCTTGGTCCTTCAGGTAAATCTGGTGGAGTTGGGCGCTGAGGTCCACCGTTCCGTGCTCTTGGGGATGTTCGCGACACACGCCACTTAACCAGTTACCCTCGATTTCGAAGGTGTTCTGGAAGCCGGCTAAGTCGAAGTGGTGGTCAATGTTGGACGTCCAAAAGTAGGTGGGCTTATTCCCTAGAAGATGTTTTAACGTAGTCATTAAGGATGACGGGTGATAATTATGGGAATAATATTCGGTAATCCGGGCATAGGCGCGCCACTGATCCAGGGGGTCGGGGTAGTGATAGCTTAGGGCCGTGAGTAAGTTTGACAGCGGGTACTTATCGGCTAGGTCGCCTAAGACCTGGTGTAATTTGGCGTCTTGGGCGAATAGATTGAGGCCTTCGGAGATGGATAACCCATTGCTGGCGGTGACTAAGATGGCGTCGGCATCGGTTAACCAGTGTTGGGCGATTTGAATTGAATTAGGCATGGGCTCCTCCTTGCATGAAACTAGCGGCTTCCTTAAGCACTTGGTTAATATCAGCGCTGATTAATTGAGAACGGTGTTTAATCTCGGGACTGGTCAGCGCATCCTTGGGATTGATGTTCACGTAAAAGGTTTGGGGCAGATAGTGCGTCATTTCCCAGAAGGGTTCTTGGATGAACATGGGAGTCATCCGCCCGACGCCCATCTCGAGAAACAGGATTTTTTGACCAGCGTGTTGCCCCAGAAAACGACTGATCTTTTGGTATTCGTCGTGGTAGCGTTGGTCTTCTAGAAATTCTGGACTGCGTACCCAGAAGGTTAGGGGGGCGCCATCGATGGGACTTACAGGAAAGTCTTCGCGGGGTAACCGGTGATTTTTGATTTTGGGTAATAAGCGTTCGACAATAGCTTGGTTATCGTAGAGGTGTTTATCCGTTTCGGTGTTTTTGCTTTGAAGAAAGTAGTGCGACCCCTGAATCTCACTGACGTTGTCGGCGGGAAAGTACTGTTTGAATAGGCCGTCTTGGTTGGTGGTGATGAGGTGGTAGGGTTTATCACCAATCACGGTCCTAAGGTATTCATAGGTCTTCTTCTGGGCCGGAATCTCAAAAACCATCTTCCAAGCAATCAAGAAGAAGGCCCAGCGTTCCTCCGGGGAATCAAAGTGGGTGTAGAAACCGTTGAAGAGGCCTTTAAAGTGGTATTTATCGTAGAAGTATTTCATGTGCTTCATGAAAAGTGGGCTAGCTTCATACCAGAAGTCCATCCCAGCGGCGTTCGACAAACCACTGCCGCCGCCCACTAGAATGGCGTCGGCTTCATTAATGTGTTGCACGAATTCTTTAACTTGCGGTTCCATTGATTAGGCTCCTTTGACTGTTTTAAAAATGATCGATAATAGGTGTTAGTCTAAGACCTGATCAGGAATAACTTAAGTACAGCTGCGTTAAAGTGTCTAGTTATGGACAGGTTTTTAAATGTGTCGCGAACTTGGGATGGCTGGAAAGCTGAGATGGGGTGAGTGTGGCGTATCAGAGTACTTTGACATGCAACCAGCGAAGTATTTAGTGTCGCTCCAAATAGTAGTACGGTGTAGAATTTAGATATTCTGAGCAGAGGCACCATTGCCGGTTTAGCGGTGAGCTGGTGGCCATCTATGGGAGGGACCCATTTTGAATTTTCCGGATAAATATAAGTTTGATCGTCCAGCAGCGAATGCGGGGTTGAAGGCTAACTTGGTGACACTACTGACGACAACGATTCAGCTAGACCAGATTCCTAGTACGCTGGAACAGACCGCAGCTATTTTAAGCGGGGAACCGGCGCCAACGGGATCTTCTGCTACACGGCAGGCCGGATTAGCGTTGTACCGGGCTTACCAGGAGGTCATGACGGGGGATGCCCCGCTAACGGCGACCAGCATTTTTGTCTTGAACCGGGTGATTGCGACGGGAACGTCTGGTGCTGGTCAGCTACGGGATACGGTCAGTGAAGCCACGAATTGGCGACCGCCCGTTCCGAACCGTGAGCAGAGTTTGCGACGGTTGACCGCGATTTTGACCGCGTCTGGGAAGTCTGCGACTGAAAAAGCGATGGACTTGGCGTTATATTTGTCGCGCTGGCAGTTATTTGCCACAGGCAATCAACGGACGGCTTGGGTGGCGGCCAATTGGCTGATGCGTGACGCCGGCGCGGGCGTGCTGTTGCTTCCCG includes:
- a CDS encoding cupin domain-containing protein; amino-acid sequence: MPNSIQIAQHWLTDADAILVTASNGLSISEGLNLFAQDAKLHQVLGDLADKYPLSNLLTALSYHYPDPLDQWRAYARITEYYSHNYHPSSLMTTLKHLLGNKPTYFWTSNIDHHFDLAGFQNTFEIEGNWLSGVCREHPQEHGTVDLSAQLHQIYLKDQAGTLTRADRPTCDKCGAPLILNLAGEAFQADKTRAHGFTDFLQTYQNQKLLVLELGIGPQNQLIKAPSMQLVADAPHSHYLTINKGQLYIPDNIADRAIGFSSTIEQAFHALTTGQAQGLQIEGPTQPHPQLTPQQQAKQEQAAQPFLPFYMVNQGIRPGELTMYLTIDAQHPAHFHFVERGQAWMYSMGDAVVAHCFTQEGKYYQVQLGLDKTKDQVHGFYVEAGTFIAFEHLTGDGAGFSQISGNIPPQDKGQLMVPKPDELIKLFPEQRALIERLAVTTPTH
- a CDS encoding Sir2 silent information regulator family NAD-dependent deacetylase: MEPQVKEFVQHINEADAILVGGGSGLSNAAGMDFWYEASPLFMKHMKYFYDKYHFKGLFNGFYTHFDSPEERWAFFLIAWKMVFEIPAQKKTYEYLRTVIGDKPYHLITTNQDGLFKQYFPADNVSEIQGSHYFLQSKNTETDKHLYDNQAIVERLLPKIKNHRLPREDFPVSPIDGAPLTFWVRSPEFLEDQRYHDEYQKISRFLGQHAGQKILFLEMGVGRMTPMFIQEPFWEMTHYLPQTFYVNINPKDALTSPEIKHRSQLISADINQVLKEAASFMQGGAHA
- a CDS encoding Fic family protein is translated as MNFPDKYKFDRPAANAGLKANLVTLLTTTIQLDQIPSTLEQTAAILSGEPAPTGSSATRQAGLALYRAYQEVMTGDAPLTATSIFVLNRVIATGTSGAGQLRDTVSEATNWRPPVPNREQSLRRLTAILTASGKSATEKAMDLALYLSRWQLFATGNQRTAWVAANWLMRDAGAGVLLLPADKRQWYTVQLQAYCQAGRALSIKQWLYGNAVWGLPDYRVAVQSHHFVQNHYSPLNNPLDQ